The Synechococcus sp. CC9605 sequence GGTCTCCACCGGCGGTGAAGCGAAGCAACGCATCCAGATGGGTGAAGTGGAGGTGAATGGAAGCGTTGAAACCCGGCGGGGACGTCAGCTTTCTCCGGGAGATCGGGTTGTGCTTGCTGGTGAGGAGTCCGTTGTCGGGGATGAAAACGCGACCGGGCCGTAAGTTGGCTGCCACATTCCATGGGGAAGCAAGGCGTGCGCAGACCGGTGATCGCTGGCAACTGGAAGATGCACATGACCTGTGCACAGTCGCGGGAGTTCATGGAAGCCTTCCTGCCATTGATTGCTGACACCCCGGACGACCGCGACCTGGTGCTGGCACCGCCCTTCACGGCCCTGTCGACCATGGCGGAACTCAGCCGGAATTCCCGCGTCTGCCTGTCGAGCCAGAACGTGCACTGGGAAGGTCAAGGTGCCTTCACTGGAGAGATCTCCCCAGCGATGCTCAAGGAGCATGGTGTGACCCACACAATCGTGGGCCACAGCGAACCGCGGAAATACTTCAGTGAAAGTGACGAGCAGATCAACCACCGGGCCAGGTCATCCCAGTCCAACGGTCTGATTCCGATCGTTTGCGTTGGCGAAAGCGATGAGCAACGAGAACGGGGCGAAGCCGAACGGGTGATCCGCCGCCAGATCGAGCAGGGCCTGGAGGGTCTCGATGCCGAAAAATTAGTGGTGGCCTACGAACCGATCTGGGCGATTGGCACAGGCAAAACCTGCGCTGCCGAAGAAGCCAACCGCATCTGTGGTCTGATCCGAAGCTGGGTGGGCTCCCCCGATCTGGTGATTCAGTACGGCGGCTCCGTCAAACCCAGCAACATTGATGAATTGATGGGCATGAGCGATATCGACGGGGTGCTGGTGGGGGGTGCTTCCTTGGAGCCCGAAAGCTTTGGACGGATTGCCAACTACCAAGCGGCTTGATTCAGGCGGCTGGCCCCAGGGTTGGCGCCAACGCACAGCCGTGATGGGGGTGATCAACGTCACCCCAGATTCCTTCAGTGATGGAGGGAGATTTCTGGCGAGCGAACGGGCTCTTGCTGAAGCTCAGCGGCAACTGAGCCGCGGAGCGGACGTGTTGGATTTGGGAGCGCAAAGCACCCGCCCCGGCGCAGAGGAGGTGGGCGCCGATGAGGAGTTGCGACGGCTTCTACCTGCGCTGAAGAGCATCCGGCAGCACTGCCCAGAGGTGCTGATCTCCATCGACACGTTTCTGGCGCCGGTGGCCGCCAAGGCACTGGACGCAGGTGCGAACTGGATCAATGATGTGAGCGGCGGCCGGCGGGATCCGGATCTGCTCCGGGTGGTCGCCGATGCGGGCTGTCCAGTGGTGCTGATGCACAGCCGCGGTGACAGCCGAACCATGGATCAGCTCACGACCTATGCCGATGTCGTGGCAGATGTGAAAGAGGCGTTGCTGGAGCGCAGTGAAGCCGCGCTTCAAGCCGGCGTTGATGAGAGCCAAATCATCTGGGATCCCGGTCTCGGCTTCGCCAAGACCCATGAGCAGAACCTGCAGCTGCTGAGGGATCTGGAACAACTCACAGCAGGGCCACGACCGGTGCTGATCGGCCCTTCACGCAAACGCTTCATCGGTGCCGTGCTCGATGAGCCACGCCCGAAGGCGCGGCTCTGGGGAACTGCTGCCGTGGCCTGCCGCTGCGCCCAGGCGGGTGCTGCCGTGCTGCGGGTGCACGATGTGGGCCCCATCAGCCAGACGCTGCGCATGGCGGCTGCACTCTGGTGAGATCGACGATCTTTGTTCAGATCGCGGCTTACCGGGATCCGGATCTCCCGGCCACACTGCACAACCTGATTGAGCGGGCGGCCCAGCCAGAGCGCCTGCATTTCGGCATCTGCCTGCAACTGGCTGCTGACGATCCGCCGCACTGGGGAACAAGCACATTTCCGGATCATCCACACCTCACGAGCATCCGGTTCGATGCAACTGAAAGCCGCGGAGCCTGCTGGGCCCGACGCCAGGCTCAAGATGTTTACGGCGGAGAAGACTTTCTGCTGCAGATCGACAGCCACATGCGGGCTGTGGAGCACTGGGATGACCTGCTTCTGAAGACCTGGAAGGAATGCAGCGATGCAGGTGCCGTTCTCAGTGTTTACCCCAACGGCTTTCAACAGCCGTGCCGTTTGCAGACATCAACCCTGCCTGTGATGGCAGCCGCCGGTTTCGATGCCGACGGCATCCTCAATCTGCGGGGCATCAGTCGATTTCAACTTCCAGAAGAACAACCTGATCGACCCATCCCCGGGGCCTTTATCGCCGGAGGATTCCTGTTCGGCCCAGGATCAATCGTGCGCGAAGTGCCCTACGACCCCGATCTCTATTTCCATGGGGAAGAGGTTGCCATGTCGGCACGACTGTGGACGTCCGGTTTCAACATCTACGCCCCGAATCGCCTGCTGCTGTTTCATCTCTACAAGACAGAACGTACAGACAAAGAGCACTCAGCCACCCATTGGAGCGATCACAGCAATTGGCACCATTACAACCTTCGGGCACTCAAACGCGTACACACACTGCTTGGCAGTCTCAACAACGCCCCTGAGTCAATCCGTTGCTTCAATGATCTACCTGACGAACTTCAACCCTTTGGATTAGGGAAAAAACGCAAATTAAGCATGTATCAACAGTGGGCTGGAGTTGATTTCAAAACAGCAGAGATCAGACCAACCGCAAGGCATGCAGAGTTCAACGTATTGCAACCCTGAATTGCATTGCAACTCATTCATCGCCAATACCAAAGCCAGAGCCCGTAAGGAGCTCTGTCTTTGGTATTCATCAGTTGATCGTAGATCTGTCGGTGACAACACCCTCAATCCGATCCTCAACCTCCTGATACAGCTCCTGCAGCTGCTCAATGTTTTCGTCTGAGGTCTCCCAGTATCCTCGACCATGCACTTCGAGCAGGGTGCCCACGATCTGGCGGAAGCTGTTGGGGTTGAGTTCCAACAGACGCTTACGCATCTCCGGGTCATTAATGAAGGTCTCGTTGGCTTCTTCGTACACGAAGTTGTCAACGGCGCCACTGGTGGCACTCCAACCAAGAGTGAAGTTGAGGCGCTTGGCCACCTCTCGCACACCCTCGTAGCCGGAGTCGAGCATGCCTTCATACCACTTGGGATTCAGCAGCTTGGTGCGTGAATCCAGGCGAATCGTTTCACTCAGCGAGCGCACCTGAGCGTTGGCCGTGGTGGTATCGGCGATGTAGCTTGTGGGAGCCTTGCCGTCATCACGCAGGCCGGCTATCAACTTGGTGGGGTCGGAGTCGAAGTAGTGGCTCACATCGGTGAGGGAGATCTCAGCCGAATCGAGGTTCTGGAAGGTGACATCCGCCGTCTTCATCACGTTCTCGAACACCTCACGCTTCTGGTTCATCTCACCAGGGTTGTCGGCGTTGAAGGCAAAGGTCTTGCGGGAGAGGTACATCTCCTGCAGTTCACCTTCCTCCTCCCAGGTGCTGTTCTCCACCGCGAGGTTCACGTTGGAGCTGTAGCTGCCGCTGGCGTTGGAAAACACCCGGCACGCCGCATCCCGCAGGCTCGTACCCTCTTTCTCCGCCTGCTCGAGGGCGTGCTTGCGAACGAAGTTCTGCTCCAGAGGCTCATCGGCCTCGGCAGCCATCTTCACGGCCTGATCGATCAGCGCCATCTGGTTGATGAACAGATCGCGGAACACACCGGAGCAGTTCACCACCACGTCAACGCGGGGGCGACCGAGTTCCTCAAGGGGAATCAGCTCAAGCTTGTTCACCCGACCCACGGAGTCCGCCATTGGCTTGACGCCGACGAACCAGAGGATCTGAGCCAGGGATTCGCCGTAGGTCTTGATGTTGTCGGTTCCCCAGAGCACGCAGGCGATGGTTTCGGGCCAGGTGCCTTGCTCCTCGCGCTGACGCTCAATCAACTTGTCGACAACACTCTTGGCTGCAGCCACCGCGGCCCTGGTGGGAATCGCCTGCGGGTCGAGGGCATGGATGTTCTTGCCACTGGGTAGCACACCTGGATTGCGAATCGGATCACCCCCGGGGCCCGGAAGGATGTATTCACCATCGAGAGCCTTCAGCAGACTCTCCATCTCCATGTCGGCACACACCTGCTCAAGGCAGAAGCGCAGATAGGCAAAGAGCTTGTCGAGCTCTGTGGAATCGATCTGCACGAAGCCAGCGGTGCAGCAGGCCCTCAGCCACGGGGAAGGAAGTTTGAAGCCGAACTTGGCAAGCAGGTCGTAGAACAAACCGAAGCTGTTGCGCAGGCTGACCCGACCATCACGACCGGTGAGCATGCGAACCATGGCGCCGATGGCAGCGCGGGACGTCTCCGTGATCGTGCGGTTCAGCTCAACATCGGCGAGTACACCCTCGTCGTTGCCTTTGTAGATGTCTTCGATCGAGCGGCCCATCGCCTCAGCCAGCAGGCCGGGGAGTGAGCGAAGACCATCCTCCTCACGCTCGAGAGCAGCAATATTCACCAAGGTGGCAACAGCTTCCTCAGCGGTGGGAGGCTTGCCAATGGTGTGCAAGCCACAGGGCAGGAGACGGCTTTCGATCTCCATCAACTGGCGGTAGACGGCACCCACTAGGTCATCGCGTCCATCGAGTTCGAGGGTCGAGGCGTCCTCCTCAGGAAGGTCAACGTCCTTATCAAGGTTGCACTGACGTGCCGTCTCGATGATCGTGTTGACGATCTGAATCCCGCGGCCACCCTCGCGCAGCTGCTGGTAGGAGCCCACCAGCTCACCCAGTTCCTTCAGCCCCTTGTAAAGACCGGCATTTTCAGCCGGAGGGGTGAGGTAGCTGATGGTGGAGGCATAACCACGACGCTTGGCGATGGTGGCCTCGGAGGGGTTATTGGCGGCGTAGTAGTAGAGGTTGGGCAGCGCACCGATCAATGAATCGGGGTAGCAGGTTTCGCTCATGCCCATCTGCTTGCCGGGCATGAATTCGAGCGAGCCGTGGGTGCCGAAGTGCAGCACCGCATCAGCCTTCCAGATCTTCTGCAGATAGGTGTAGTAAGCGGCGAAACCGTGGTGGGGGCTGGCGCTGCGGGAATAGAGCAAGCGCATCGGATCACCCTCGTAGCCGAAGGTGGGCTGAACGCCAACGAAGACGTTGCCGAAGTGGCGACCGAAAACCAGCAGGTTCTGGCCATCGCTGTTGAGGTTGCCGGGGGGCTTGCCCCAGTTCTCTTCCAGGCGTTCGGAGTAAGGCGTCAGACGCTCGTACTCCTCGACGCTCATCCGATGGGCGATGGACAGCTCAGGAGAGCCCTGCATGGCATCGGCGTCATTGATGACAGCCTCCAACAGTTCTCGAGGCGTGGAGGGCAAGTCCTGAACGTCGTAGCCCTTCGCTTTCATCTCCTGCATCACCCGATGGATGGAGCCGAAAACGTCGAGGTAAGCCGCGGTGCCGACATTGCCCTTGTCGGGAGGGAAGCTGAACACGGTGATCGCAAGCTTCTTTTCGGTGCGGGGCTTGATCCGCAGCGATGACCAGCGGATGGACCGCTCAGCAATGGCATCAACCCGGTCTTGAAGGGTGTGCGCCTTGCCGGTGGCATCGTCACGGCCCGAGAGAACGATGGGCTCGATGGCGCCATCCAGTTCCGGTATGGCGATCTGTAGAGCCACCTGCACCGGGTGCAGGCCAAGGTCGCTCTGTTCCCACTCCTGGGTGGTCTGGAAGACAAGGGGGAGAGCCACCATGTAAGGGCGGTTGAGCTTCTTCAGCGACTCAATCGCCTTGGGGTGGTCCTGGCGGGCCGGGCCTCCAACCAGTGCAAAACCGGTGAGGGAGACGATGCCGTCCACCAGCGGCTGCTCAGGATTCAGGGGGTCGTAAAAAAAGGCATTGACCGGCTTGGAGAAGTCGAGACCGCCGCAGAAGATCGGAATCACGCGGGCACCGCGGAACTCCAGCTCCTGGATGGTGGCTACGTAGTGGGCATCGTCACCGGTGACGATGTGGCTGCGCTGCAGCACTAAACCGATCACCGGACCTTTGCGGGCCTCCTCAGACAGGTCTGTGCGGCTGGACGTCCAGTTCAGATATTCCTTGAGGTCCTCGAACATCGAGGGAGCCAGGGGATGCCAGATGCCGAGGTCGGGGAACACCTCAGGCTCCGCCACCTCCATGGCTGGACGTTCCTTTCCTTCTGCAGCTGGGAAGACGTACTTGTCAGCCAGCATCAACAGAAAGTTGCGCAGGTTGTCGGGGGTACCGCCCAGCCAGTACTGGAAGCTGAGCATGAAGCTGCGGGCATCCTGAGCCTTCTCAACCGGCAGGTACTTGAGAACGGTGGGGAGCGTGTTCAGCAGCTTGAGCATCGCGTCCTGGAAGCCAGCACCTCCGGCTTCCTTTCGCTTCTTCATGAAGCCTGCGATGGCGCTCTTGCTCTGACCGAGCTGGGCCATCGAGAAGCTGCCCAGCTTGTTCAGCCGCATGACTTCAGGCATGGACGGGAAAACAACAGCCGCCTTGAGGCGGGCGCGGTGCGGGGCAACGGCGTCCACAACCTTTTGCGCCAGATCTTCAATGAAGATCAAAGAGGCGACGAAGACATCAGCTTCAGCCACATCGGCACAGAAACCGGCGTAGTTGTCGTCGTCGCGGAGTTCTTCAATCAGATAGCCGCACAACTCGATCCCAAGATCGCCACCAGAAGCGTTGAGAGCCGTTGCTGCCTGGGTGAGGGCGTTTTGGTATTGGGGCTCCAGCACCACGTAAACCGCCTTCATGACGGACTTGTGGTTCTGGCCCTCCACAGGAGCAACGCGGCGATCGGCGGAGCGGACCTGTGTGAACATCAGCGCGCTTTGAGCAATGCGAAGAACCTTACGGCGACTGGCCCTTGCGGCGCGAGGATTTCTGATCGGCCGTTACACGAGCTGACCCATAGGCTTTGAAGCGTCTGCTGCGCTTTCATGACCGCTCCGATTCCCGTCGTTGTTGCCGGTGCCCTCGGGCGCATG is a genomic window containing:
- a CDS encoding RNA-binding S4 domain-containing protein, which encodes MKLDQFLKWKGWVSTGGEAKQRIQMGEVEVNGSVETRRGRQLSPGDRVVLAGEESVVGDENATGP
- the tpiA gene encoding triose-phosphate isomerase, which produces MRRPVIAGNWKMHMTCAQSREFMEAFLPLIADTPDDRDLVLAPPFTALSTMAELSRNSRVCLSSQNVHWEGQGAFTGEISPAMLKEHGVTHTIVGHSEPRKYFSESDEQINHRARSSQSNGLIPIVCVGESDEQRERGEAERVIRRQIEQGLEGLDAEKLVVAYEPIWAIGTGKTCAAEEANRICGLIRSWVGSPDLVIQYGGSVKPSNIDELMGMSDIDGVLVGGASLEPESFGRIANYQAA
- the folP gene encoding dihydropteroate synthase; amino-acid sequence: MDGLPTTKRLDSGGWPQGWRQRTAVMGVINVTPDSFSDGGRFLASERALAEAQRQLSRGADVLDLGAQSTRPGAEEVGADEELRRLLPALKSIRQHCPEVLISIDTFLAPVAAKALDAGANWINDVSGGRRDPDLLRVVADAGCPVVLMHSRGDSRTMDQLTTYADVVADVKEALLERSEAALQAGVDESQIIWDPGLGFAKTHEQNLQLLRDLEQLTAGPRPVLIGPSRKRFIGAVLDEPRPKARLWGTAAVACRCAQAGAAVLRVHDVGPISQTLRMAAALW
- a CDS encoding GlcNAc-transferase family protein, with amino-acid sequence MRSTIFVQIAAYRDPDLPATLHNLIERAAQPERLHFGICLQLAADDPPHWGTSTFPDHPHLTSIRFDATESRGACWARRQAQDVYGGEDFLLQIDSHMRAVEHWDDLLLKTWKECSDAGAVLSVYPNGFQQPCRLQTSTLPVMAAAGFDADGILNLRGISRFQLPEEQPDRPIPGAFIAGGFLFGPGSIVREVPYDPDLYFHGEEVAMSARLWTSGFNIYAPNRLLLFHLYKTERTDKEHSATHWSDHSNWHHYNLRALKRVHTLLGSLNNAPESIRCFNDLPDELQPFGLGKKRKLSMYQQWAGVDFKTAEIRPTARHAEFNVLQP
- a CDS encoding magnesium chelatase subunit H, whose product is MFTQVRSADRRVAPVEGQNHKSVMKAVYVVLEPQYQNALTQAATALNASGGDLGIELCGYLIEELRDDDNYAGFCADVAEADVFVASLIFIEDLAQKVVDAVAPHRARLKAAVVFPSMPEVMRLNKLGSFSMAQLGQSKSAIAGFMKKRKEAGGAGFQDAMLKLLNTLPTVLKYLPVEKAQDARSFMLSFQYWLGGTPDNLRNFLLMLADKYVFPAAEGKERPAMEVAEPEVFPDLGIWHPLAPSMFEDLKEYLNWTSSRTDLSEEARKGPVIGLVLQRSHIVTGDDAHYVATIQELEFRGARVIPIFCGGLDFSKPVNAFFYDPLNPEQPLVDGIVSLTGFALVGGPARQDHPKAIESLKKLNRPYMVALPLVFQTTQEWEQSDLGLHPVQVALQIAIPELDGAIEPIVLSGRDDATGKAHTLQDRVDAIAERSIRWSSLRIKPRTEKKLAITVFSFPPDKGNVGTAAYLDVFGSIHRVMQEMKAKGYDVQDLPSTPRELLEAVINDADAMQGSPELSIAHRMSVEEYERLTPYSERLEENWGKPPGNLNSDGQNLLVFGRHFGNVFVGVQPTFGYEGDPMRLLYSRSASPHHGFAAYYTYLQKIWKADAVLHFGTHGSLEFMPGKQMGMSETCYPDSLIGALPNLYYYAANNPSEATIAKRRGYASTISYLTPPAENAGLYKGLKELGELVGSYQQLREGGRGIQIVNTIIETARQCNLDKDVDLPEEDASTLELDGRDDLVGAVYRQLMEIESRLLPCGLHTIGKPPTAEEAVATLVNIAALEREEDGLRSLPGLLAEAMGRSIEDIYKGNDEGVLADVELNRTITETSRAAIGAMVRMLTGRDGRVSLRNSFGLFYDLLAKFGFKLPSPWLRACCTAGFVQIDSTELDKLFAYLRFCLEQVCADMEMESLLKALDGEYILPGPGGDPIRNPGVLPSGKNIHALDPQAIPTRAAVAAAKSVVDKLIERQREEQGTWPETIACVLWGTDNIKTYGESLAQILWFVGVKPMADSVGRVNKLELIPLEELGRPRVDVVVNCSGVFRDLFINQMALIDQAVKMAAEADEPLEQNFVRKHALEQAEKEGTSLRDAACRVFSNASGSYSSNVNLAVENSTWEEEGELQEMYLSRKTFAFNADNPGEMNQKREVFENVMKTADVTFQNLDSAEISLTDVSHYFDSDPTKLIAGLRDDGKAPTSYIADTTTANAQVRSLSETIRLDSRTKLLNPKWYEGMLDSGYEGVREVAKRLNFTLGWSATSGAVDNFVYEEANETFINDPEMRKRLLELNPNSFRQIVGTLLEVHGRGYWETSDENIEQLQELYQEVEDRIEGVVTDRSTIN